One Papaver somniferum cultivar HN1 chromosome 10, ASM357369v1, whole genome shotgun sequence genomic window carries:
- the LOC113318373 gene encoding calcium sensing receptor, chloroplastic-like: protein MLPICLSNPSSCSSQSQIFFGYGSRPLTYFGKDINIRYILKGRGFLGVPGAISAREVSLKTQATKFIYTSVVEGPEVSGSSDITNSSSYLNELNNLEPEFSNNLNDSVGADVGSIPLGSGGELNFAEDASMSTLTDQLSYDTNELSKSAASQPTVPWDDAMGVSENPLVMVDDAITKLKSTIEEFVSSVNASINASVGKGESALQSTLDSISASLTDTTKSINEAIGSSVNKAEKVAGSGATGFSGDFKEATGNASTVAFNVLRKTIVGAEDLLAGGTSYAVYSYSYAKELLPPEARNVLNETETKAVGFLTPVKTALKQVYFGIEGLVAYLGLDPNDQIIPFVLLLGTSATLGITYRILTYGGYSGDLSPNSTLELLTREDDVVLIDVRPEASREKDGVPDLRRGARFRYASVTLPEIDGSVRKLVVRGKDLDDDLTAAVIRNLKIVRDRSKVIVMDADGTRSKSIARSLKKLGVKRPYLLHGGFRSWVKNGLRIKQLRPETTLTILNEEAEAILEEIKPTPLKTFSYAAGTAAAIYALSEWEKTLQLIGVVAIAKTIYSRVSSYENSEDFRQDLRLLLVPVTLGTDAFSWAAKKLEPSRVGLPTSPSSSAVQDRVLQAAAKHESQPSDSDEMQDVSRESVAPVDENVDLSEA, encoded by the exons ATGTTGCCAATCTGTTTGTCGAACCCATCATCTTGTTCTTCCCAATCTCAG ATCTTTTTTGGCTATGGGTCAAGACCACTTACTTATTTTGGGAAGGATATAAACATCAGATATATTTTGAAAGGACGGGGTTTTTTAGGTGTCCCTGGTGCAATAAGTGCTCGTGAAGTTTCACTCAAAACACAGGCGACAAAATTTATATATACTAGTGTAGTTGAAGGGCCTGAAGTATCAGGCTCGTCGGACATAACCAATAGTTCTTCCTATCTCAATGAATTAAATAATTTGGAGCCAGAATTCTCAAATAACCTGAATGATTCAGTTGGAGCAGATGTTGGATCCATTCCTCTTGGTAGTGGAGGAGAACTGAATTTTGCTGAAGATGCAAGTATGTCAACCCTTACTGATCAGCTTAGTTATGATACAAATGAATTATCAAAAAGTGCTGCTTCACAACCCACGGTGCCTTGGGATGATGCCATGGGTGTTTCAGAGAATCCTCTTGTTATGGTTGATGACGCAATAACTAAGTTAAAATCCACTATTGAGGAATTTGTATCAAGTGTTAATGCATCCATAAATGCTTCAGTTGGTAAGGGAGAAAGTGCTCTACAGAgtacattagattcaatttctgCATCGTTAACAGACACTACTAAGAGCATAAATGAGGCAATTGGTAGTTCTGTTAATAAAGCAGAAAAAGTAGCTGGTAGTGGAGCAACAGGGTTCTCCGGTGACTTCAAGGAAGCTACAGGAAATGCAAGTACTGTTGCTTTTAATGTTTTAAGGAAGACAATTGTCGGGGCAGAGGATCTTTTAGCAGGTGGTACAAGTTATGCCGTTTACTCTTATAGCTATGCAAAAGAGTTACTTCCTCCAGAGGCTCGGAATGTACTCAACGAAACTGAAACCAAAGCTGTAGGATTCTTGACGCCTGTTAAGACTGCTTTAAAACAG GTTTACTTTGGTATCGAGGGGTTGGTGGCATACCTTGGCTTGGATCCCAATGATCAAATCATTCCATTTGTCCTTTTGCTTGGCACTTCGGCCACTTTAGG GATTACTTATCGGATACTGACATATGGTGGTTATTCTGGAGATTTGTCTCCAAACTCAACTTTGGAGCTGCTAACAAGGGAAGATGATGTCGTGCTTATAGACGTCAGGCCTGAG GCTTCAAGGGAAAAAGATGGTGTTCCCGATCTTCGCCGAGGGGCTCGATTTAGATATGCAAGTGTTACCCTACCCGAG ATTGATGGTTCTGTACGGAAGCTAGTCGTGAGAGGGAAAGACCTAGATGATGACTTAACTGCAGCTGTCATTCGGAACTTGAAAATTGTTCGA GACAGATCCAAGGTTATAGTAATGGATGCCGATGGTACTCGCTCCAAAAGCATTGCGAGATCCTTGAAGAAGCTTGGAGTCAAG AGACCATACCTTCTTCACGGTGGGTTTCGATCGTGGGTGAAAAATGGGCTACGCATTAAACAACTCAGACCTGAGACAACACTTACTATACTTAATGAG GAAGCTGAGGCAATCCTTGAGGAAATCAAACCTACTCCTTTAAAAACATTTAGCTATGCGGCG GGTACGGCTGCAGCTATCTATGCTTTGTCGG AATGGGAGAAGACACTGCAACTTATAGGCGTTGTTGCTATTGCAAAG ACTATTTATTCACGGGTTTCTTCATACGAAAACTCTGAAGATTTTAGACAAGACTTGAG ATTGTTGCTAGTTCCTGTTACACTGGGGACAGATGCTTTTTCATGGGCTGCCAAGAAATTAGAGCCGAGTCGGGTTGGATTGCCGACTTCACCTTCATCTTCAGCTGTACAAGACAGAGTTTTACAAGCTGCTGCAAAACATGAATCTCAACCTTCTGATTCAGATGAAATGCAAGACGTGTCTCGCGAATCAGTGGCTCCTGTGGATGAAAATGTTGATCTCTCTGAAGCTTAG